A region of the Silene latifolia isolate original U9 population chromosome 9, ASM4854445v1, whole genome shotgun sequence genome:
tgatttgcaagtatgatttgcatgactcagaatagttactattatgttagtaatattcgttgttggatttgcatgtttgaaaagcataatttacaaataaaaatgtaaaatgtgtaaaaggaaaatgtttgatttgaactaattatgttaagttcatttatttgtaattagtcaagtttatcatcgtactcggattaaaccgacatggtataaataactaaggatgattatgaattatgactaatatgtttaaaaatgtaaacaaatgagaaaaatggtaaataaaaaaaaaggtgttaaaatacccattaaaatgtaattaaccaaataatatcaccgagtcacggatttaaccgtcatggtataaagaaccaaggatgatttttataatggtcaaaatatgtttatcataaaaatgaattgaaacatttaaaatggtagaaaccgtaaaaggaaagaagtaaacatttaaaacggatgagtctgacccggacacccacaagaggcgcgagcttccatgcatagcaaggagcttttgtctcaggccaaaactcggttttggctcgtctaacctatatttgaatcatgttatgcattgttcatgcttatagactcataaaaacagtaaaaacatgaaataagtgagttgtttacaccctcaaacttacgtgtattgatatttgcgtggtagacgactttagagacggttttctcgttctgactactcgcgatcaaagaagtttaaaagagtgccttaaaaaaggatttggttttgaaaatatgttgattaaaacatgttgattgatgagttgagttggtcaaatgggtcggtcgaatgcatggcgacggtaccaaacaatatgtgtaaggcttgtgtttacgatcggtaggtcgtaaacacgtgtcgattttttgacttaggaagtcgagtatagaagtttaagggagatgtgagggggcggccTCTCGCATGAagattgtgttgtgtgatggtgggtatttatagagaaatatgggatGGTAGTTAGGTTGAGTTTgtttggaggctaaggagacaccccattcAGGCGCGAGCAAGCCTGCTATGCAATGGGGTTctctgtccttttcaatttggacgtggccaattatccatccattgtttggttggtttgatttgtggcaATCGAATAGGATGTCATGTAACAATATGGgaatctaataagatgattttaggtgttacttgaggtaggtgttttgtgtgcttgactcgggtttgacccgtgtgagtcgggatttgaatttggagtcagTTTTTcgcccggtgtcggtttagagTCTaagtagggtcattttaatggaaattacatgataaagacattcatggcattatttttgagaTTCGGAAtatgggttgactcgggttgactcaggttgactcgagttgcgggtttctgtgtcggttttgggtccgaagacggttttaactctaaatagtgtcattttaatggaaatgacatgataaagacattcatggcattatttttgacattcggtatttgggttgactcaggttgactcgagttgcgggtttctgagtcggttttgggtccgaagacgattttaactctacatagtgttattttaatgcaaatgaagttggaaaacttttgaaatcattttaaatatccgagtagtgcattaaaccgtctcatgtatagccaatccacgcacgcatatcaaaaacacgttacagtccgatcatcatcgggtggtttttggaaggtgcagatactgggtaacTACAACTTCTCTTTTGCAGAGGTGATTTTTCTTCCATTAAAATTTTGATGAGGGCTCTGAAAACTTTTGAGGTAGCTTCTGGCCTTGCTGTCAATCAGGATAAGTCTGAGTTGTATACTAATAGGGTAAACTCAGGGGAGAAGGCCAGAATTCTCCAAATGTCTGGCTTCCTTGTTGGTACTTTCCCTTTTAAGTACATAGGGATCCCCATATCGTACAAAAGATTATCCATAGCTGACTGAAATAGGCTGGTGGAGAAATTTGTTGCCAGAGTAAGGAGTCTAGGTGCTAGGAAACTAAGTTATGCTGGTAGGAAGGTTCttattgatcggtccgtttcgtgttcacaattaaaggtgtggtcgttgggtcacgtccgaatcaaaacacaatttatagcttcacaaacaactctacaattagtaaagaggaaagtaaaggtcggatcccaagggacgggtattgagatgagatttctattgaaactagtggtgtcttaggggtgtcacaatttgggttgatgtagaaggtcactaactaaaatagcaatgaaaataaacaagcaagatgaattaaaaggggtgtaagcaattgattaaaaagcactagggtgtcatgggatcataggggaatcatgggaattgatcatacaaacatgttctcaaattataagcaagcaattattgttgtgatggattgagttgggttatatcttacaatcctaggaaagtttgggtcccggagccgaatcgattagattgtacaacacctacaagtcgacttaatcttccttactcaacaacatgcatggtctaatgagactcgagttgggttatgtcttacaagtctcattgaaaagataggagatggtggtaaatgcaaggattcataggcttagcatttcatcaaatataacatgtgcatgagttgagatcaaaacaagcaagcaaataaaacatgaaagcatattaatttaagcatgaatcattccccatgttggtttcccctaatcacccattaaccctagctaagagactactcactcattatcatgttgatcatgctagcaaggttgtcaatcataccaacaaaatgaaacatgatgaataaatgaaagtaattaacaataattaaaaagggattaagagaattatacctactaatgattccaataataaagcaaagataaaagaagtacttgaattcttgattgagaggttgtcaatctcccaataataacccaaataatcttcaattacccaaaataaaggatgaacaaaagagagattaaggaaataaaacttgttttagaacttgattaattgttgattacaaaactaaatagagatttgattgatattaaatactctaattgttgataagaagaacatgctcttctaattagactaatggggtatttatagtggaaattagggggatgcattagggttaactaagggctaaactagtaattacactttttagattgagcagggaggagcctgtattttccgaaggaagggcttctttctttgtagcttggagaagaggaaatcgcgctgtagaggaatccgagcggattagggtcgggacgggcggattctggcgatggaacccgagcggattcaagagaatccgggcggattgtggtgatggaatccgagcgtcttggtgggaaaccgcacggattgtgcaggtggaggacggccggattgtagacaatccgcacggattgtgcctcagcaaaacttcttcttcttttcttcccttttcttcataaattccttggggatttccttggggactcaaggatcctttctcaacattgctcatctactatcatatatacaaaggccttctaatcttgtctctccttgatgcttggtcattgaattcgatcaatttagtctcgttttgccatgaaaatgcaagattcttactcctttcctaccaagggatcaaaatctcaaagaatatgcaaaacaaagaactaaagataagaaatgacccaaatatgcactaaaaagcatgggaaaaaggctaattcgggggctaaatatgcgctaaatATGGTCACATCACTTATTCTGGCTGTGTTTTTACAACTTCATACTTACTGGACTAGAATTTTCCTCATCGCCACAACAACCATTAAGAAGATTGAGGGGATCTGCAGAAATTTCCTATGGTCTGGTGATGATCAGTTCAAATCTCCTTTGGTTTCTTGGGATCAATGCTGCAACCCTAAGAAGCATGGTGGTTTAGGTTTTCTCAACTATTCAGATTGGAACAAAGCGAGCATTGCCAAGTTTACCTGGTGGATTGCTAGTATGCAAGATCACTTATGGATCAAGTGGGTGAATGCTATTTACATTAAGAACAGGAACTGGTGGGAGTACTCTCCTTCTATCAATTCCAGTTGGGCATGGAGGCAAATTTGCAAAGTTAAGGAGATGTTTAAAAGTGGTTACATCAATAACTCCTGGCAAATAGGTGGTCCTTATACTGTTCAGAGTGGCTATGATTGGCTACATCCTCCTACTACCAGAGTTCGTTGGTGGCCTGTTGTCTAGAACAGATTGAATGTGCCTAAACATTCATTCATCTTATGGCTCTACAGTCTGAATAGGCTCTCTACTAGGGACAGACTGTTTCAGCATGGGATTACCCAGGTAATAGCTTGCCTCCTATGTCAGCAGACTGATGAAACCAAAACTCACCTATTCTTTCAGTGTGAGTACAGTTCAGGCCTGGTAGGGGTTTAATTTGTATGGTGCAGAACCACTTCAATGATGTCTATCTTGGAGATGTGTTTCCCTTCTGAAAAAGCAGGTTATCTTTGTAGGGATTGCCAGCCTAGTTTATCATCTATGGTGTGATCGTAACAAATGTAGGATGGAGGAGGCTCTTCCTCATCCCAATGTCCTGTTTAACAAAATTAAGGTGTCTTTTCTTGGTAGAATTGAGAGTAGAGTTCATAATTGTAGTTCATGTATTGACTGCTCTTGGCTTAAAAGCATAGGAGTTTGTTGCTAGGGCTATCTTTGCCTAGTATGACGGAGTCTTGTATTGGTGATATAATTGCTTCATGTTTATGATTAATAAagttcacatttcaccaaaaaaaattggcataaatagtgactattttagcataaatagctaaaatgaattacatggcatgagaaaattattttaggttgcatttatatcccacttatcagatataaagttgtaaaattgattggattaatttttgtatactctagatattttatttgataaaaccgataaatcgcaactacttttttctcgaaataaattcggaacttttaaccatgatttctgacattatgagggtcatggataTATtttagaatgttcaaaaatttaaaattcaaattttgaaattattgtaatttaatttggatttatttcataaatattatgattttagggtaaaaaatgagcataaaattgaatcaagttgaattattgtcagtgatgactaatttttgaaaCCTAAGaaagttaggataattaacttgaactaaaattagattttagtattatttagcgattttaataagttaaaatcatgcatttccataaaaccgggttatataatcgatataagttaaataggacGATTTGGCACgccatgatagacacatattataatgctgcatgtttcattgttgaatgtcatattttatttatataattttgaattatgtaatttattttagtatgGCCTTTGTTTTAATCTATATTACCTGTAATGAAAGgtaatattgattcggttgtaatttaacgtgatctcgtatcacttttatttttactagtttttcatattacaaatgtataataggaatagctttgtatttttattattatttgtaattacggagttccttcaagacggtgccattcggaaaggcgttccgacaaagacggtgttcttgggaggcgtgccacatgaagattcaagggaccaaaggagatgatttccgaatatgtaatagattatttgattttctattttaggaagcccatactaggaatttattatttgtttttcatttcttttaatatgttgcatgcattgccaaatcgccataacaacacatgcatatcatatcgagtccttgaccgtgtcaattataattatcgagaattcgccttttagttcacttaaaactgAAAGATAATAAACTGagaagacctttacttttaaaagattgagacttagtcttaccaaatagtaggagcccataaGTCTAAATTTCATTAggagtacaatacgatttttcggagtgcttctattgacgttgggtaagtggggtaataagtagttattacacttcgaaagtttgttgatctcaacgaaggtattttgcgaccgtagccgcaaaaggttcgggctaatgatgaatttaatgtaaaatcatcgaccgagagttctaattgtaaaatcggttaaaagggttaacccaccaaagttatattagtaaagatgtagagggcccgttggctcacatccaagttaatatgaattttgggtctcggaatcatttattatagttgggtaaaggtcactatataaatgctaaaacttgttttaaATATTTACAAGTTTTAAGACGATAAATATGCATAATTCCTTCatttttctattttgtagtcaattttaTTAGTTTGCAATGTCGACTCCAATTTCATCCACATCAACTAGCATAAACGCTCCACCACTCCCCAATggttcttggctccgatcctttat
Encoded here:
- the LOC141601366 gene encoding putative mitochondrial protein AtMg00310 codes for the protein MVTSLILAVFLQLHTYWTRIFLIATTTIKKIEGICRNFLWSGDDQFKSPLVSWDQCCNPKKHGGLGFLNYSDWNKASIAKFTWWIASMQDHLWIKWVNAIYIKNRNWWEYSPSINSSWAWRQICKVKEMFKSGYINNSWQIGGPYTVQSGYDWLHPPTTRVRWWPVV